TCAGAAGCGACATGATGCCGCCCGAGGTCGCCGGGTCGAGATTTCCGGTCGGCTCGTCCGCGAGGATAATCGCCGGACGGTTGGCGAAAGCTCTCGCAATCGAGACACGCTGCTGCTCACCGCCGGAGAGTTCATCCGGGTAATTGTTGAGCTTCTCCTCAAGACCGACGAGCCGTATGACTTCCGGAACCTGCGCTTTGATGACTTTCGTCGGGCGCCCGATAACCTCGAGCGCGAACGCGACATTCTCGTAGACGGTCTTGTTGGGGAGAAGTTTGTAATCCTGAAAGACGCAGCCTATGTTGCGCCTGAGCAACGGCACGCGCCAGCGACGCATGTTGACAAGGTCGTGACCGGCAATAAAGATATCGCCTTTTGTGGGTATCAATTCTCTAAGCAATAAGCGTATGAAAGTAGATTTGCCGCAACCCGAGGGACCGACCAAAAAGATAAATTCACCGCGGTCGATATCGACGTTGATGTCCTTTAGCGCGGGACGATGAGCCCCCTTATATAACATCGATACGTTCTTCATTTTAATCATGCTACTATCACTCCCAAAATCGGTATGCTACCAGAAGGCTCAAGATAAAGCAAAAGTCTTTGCCGGTATGCTTTGCGGGAAAGTGGGGCTTGCGTATCTACTCGCCTAGTAGACCTTTCGCCGCTTGGGAGATGTCTTCGTCGGTTAGTCCGTAATATTTCAGCAACTCGTCCGGCTCGCCTGAGCGCCCAAAAACGTCCTTTATTCCCACTCTTGCCACCAGTACCGGATGCTTCTCGCATAACAACTCCGCGACAGCGCTCCCGAGTCCGCCAATAATACTATGTTCCTCTGCTACTACCACTCTTCCGGTTTTTACCGCCGATTCTATTATAGCGTTATCGTCTAGTGGTTTTATAGTAGATATATTGATAACTTCCGCGCTGATGCCTGCTTTAGCAAGGTTTTCCGCCGCGACCAGGCTGCTACCGACCATGATGCCGGTCGCAAAAATCGTGACATCCGTTCCTTCCTTGAGGAGAACCGCCTTGCCGGGGACGAAATCGTAATCCCCGTCGAATATCATCGGCGGCATCGCGCGGCCGAGTCGCACATAGACAGGCCCGTCTATCTCCGCCGCCTTGGCAATCGCCTTTTTCGCCTCGTAATAGTCGGCCGGGACGATGACGGTCATGCCGGGAATCACGCGCATAAGCGCGATATCTTCGATGGTCTGGTGCGACCCTCCGTCGGCTCCGACTGTTATGCCGGCGTGCGTGGGGCATATTTTAACATTGAGGGAGGGATACGCTATCGTATTTCTCACCTGCTCGAACGCGCGACCGGTGGCGAACATCGCAAACGAGCCCGTAAAACATATTTTGCCGGTCGTCGCCAACCCCGCCGCCATCGCCATCATGTTCTGCTCGGCGACACCGCAATCAAAAAACCTGTCAGGAAATTCTTTCTTAAATTTTATCGTCGTTGTCGACTTCGCCAAGTCCGCGTCTAGGACTACTATATTCGGGTGAACTCGACCCAACTCTATTAGTGTTTCGCCATACGCTTCGCGCGTCGCTCTCTTCTCAGACATCGTTCTCCTTACTATAAAAGGGGACGTTGTTACGGGTATTACGGATATTACGGATTCTATTGTCAGATTCTATTATGCAACGCAAATCTTCCGCTGCTTAGTTGCGTAACCGTAGCAACCGTAACAACGTCCCCTTATTGTTATCCCAGCGGCCCAAGAGCCGCTATCTCGCCACAGGCCTGCGCGACCTCATCTTTGGACGGCGCCTTACCGTGGAAGTCGACTTGGCCTTCCATAAATGAGACGTTTTTGCCCTTAACGGTGTTGGCGACTATCATAGTCGGTTTACCCTTTACCGATTTCGCCTCATCGAGAGCGCCGATTATCTGCGCAACGCTATGTCCGTCGATTTCAATCGTGTGCCAGCCGAAAGCCGACCATTTCGCGGCGATTGGCCGGATATCGACAATATCGCTCACATGGCCGTCTATCTGCAAATTGTTATAATCGACAATCCCGACCAGGTTATCTAGTTTATGCTGCGCCGCGAACATGCCGGCCTCCCAGATTATCCCCTCCTGAGACTCACCGTCGCCGATGAGCGCATAGACCCGCGATTCGCTCTTGTCCAACTTCAAGCCGAGCGCCATCCCTACCGCCGCCGAAAACCCCATCCCCAGCGAGCCGGTCGAGATCTCGACGCCCGGTGTTTTATTCATATCGGGATGACCCTG
The sequence above is a segment of the Actinomycetota bacterium genome. Coding sequences within it:
- the ftsE gene encoding cell division ATP-binding protein FtsE; the encoded protein is MIKMKNVSMLYKGAHRPALKDINVDIDRGEFIFLVGPSGCGKSTFIRLLLRELIPTKGDIFIAGHDLVNMRRWRVPLLRRNIGCVFQDYKLLPNKTVYENVAFALEVIGRPTKVIKAQVPEVIRLVGLEEKLNNYPDELSGGEQQRVSIARAFANRPAIILADEPTGNLDPATSGGIMSLLNKINRTGTTVLVATHDREMVDSMRKRVIALEEGVLMRDQQRGVYGYEE
- a CDS encoding transketolase, with the protein product MTDTTDKQVTVSLVEAKARTIRTRIINMLGAAGSGHPGGSLSAADIVATLYFHEMKHNAAEPRWPGRDRFVLSKGHAAPVLYAALAESGYFPREDLATLRKIDSHLQGHPDMNKTPGVEISTGSLGMGFSAAVGMALGLKLDKSESRVYALIGDGESQEGIIWEAGMFAAQHKLDNLVGIVDYNNLQIDGHVSDIVDIRPIAAKWSAFGWHTIEIDGHSVAQIIGALDEAKSVKGKPTMIVANTVKGKNVSFMEGQVDFHGKAPSKDEVAQACGEIAALGPLG
- a CDS encoding transketolase family protein, translating into MSEKRATREAYGETLIELGRVHPNIVVLDADLAKSTTTIKFKKEFPDRFFDCGVAEQNMMAMAAGLATTGKICFTGSFAMFATGRAFEQVRNTIAYPSLNVKICPTHAGITVGADGGSHQTIEDIALMRVIPGMTVIVPADYYEAKKAIAKAAEIDGPVYVRLGRAMPPMIFDGDYDFVPGKAVLLKEGTDVTIFATGIMVGSSLVAAENLAKAGISAEVINISTIKPLDDNAIIESAVKTGRVVVAEEHSIIGGLGSAVAELLCEKHPVLVARVGIKDVFGRSGEPDELLKYYGLTDEDISQAAKGLLGE